In Athene noctua chromosome 8, bAthNoc1.hap1.1, whole genome shotgun sequence, a genomic segment contains:
- the OTOL1 gene encoding otolin-1, which produces MWSSPGSISAVAMLVVTAVHAGMKVTPAVKYTKTLELVGTGASHTPLTPLTGKSSLLAAPGRAKLPTPSPAARGATTLFPFENYTLDTADFFFNCCDCCPPAAGPRGQPGERGPPGPKGDKGDAGLRGLPGTPGPQGPKGSKGERGGKGEQGERGVSGNPGYPGKPGLQGEGGVKGNKGNYGFPGLKGQKGSKGDTCENGTKGDKGDRGDAGDPGADGEQGDKGEKGDTGEKGYCGEPGGRGAKGERGEGGMKGEKGNKGEMGIAGIQGVDGKQGEKGEQGSKGDKGDLGPTGMMGPSGPKGVAGSKGGRGAPGKKGSRGAKGARGDSAKLLRSAFSAGLSKPFPPPNVPIRFDKILYNDQEDYNPSTGKFNCSVPGAYVFAYHLTVRGRPARVSLVARSRKVAKARETLYGQEIDQASFLTVLKLSAGDQVWLEVARDWNGVYVSAEDDSVFTGFLLYPDVFEILL; this is translated from the exons ATGTGGAGCTCACCGGGGTCCATCTCGGCGGTTGCGATGCTGGTTGTTACCGCCGTGCACGCGGGCATGAAGGTCACCCCAGCTGTGAAGTACACCAAGACCTTAGAGCTCGTGGGCACTGGTGCCTCTCACACCCCCCTCACTCCTCTCACGGGGAAAAGCTCActcctggcagcaccaggcagagcCAAGTTACCCACCCCGAGCCCCGCGGCCCGAGGGGCCACCACGCTCTTCCCCTTCGAGAACTACACGCTTGACACAGCCGATTTCTTCTTCAACTGCTGTGATTGCTGCCCGCCTGCTGCGgggccccgggggcagccagGGGAGCGGGGACCCCCAG GTCCCAAGGGGGATAAGGGAGATGCTGGTCTGCGGGGTCTGCCAGGAACGCCAGGTCCTCAAGGTCCAAAAGGTTCTAAAGGAGAAAGAG GAGGCAAAGGGGAGCAAGGAGAGCGAGGAGTAAGTGGAAACCCTGGTTATCCAGGCAAACCTGGCCTGCAAG GTGAAGGTGGAGTAAAAGGCAATAAGGGCAACTACGGCTTCCCTGGACTGAAGGGACAAAAGGGGTCCAAAGGGGACACTTGTGAGAATGGGACCAAAGGAGACAAGGGAGATAGGGGGGATGCTGGAGACCCAGGAGCAGATGGAGAACAGGGTGACAAAGGGGAAAAGGGAGACACAGGGGAGAAAGGGTactgcggggagccggggggaaGAGGTGCGAAgggagaaagaggggaaggggggaTGAAGGGTGAAAAAGGGAACAAAGGGGAGATGGGGATCGCGGGTATTCAGGGGGTGGAtggaaaacagggagaaaagggTGAGCAAGGAAGTAAGGGTGATAAAGGGGACCTGGGACCCACTGGCATGATGGGACCTTCTGGGCCCAAGGGGGTCGCCGGCAGCAAGGGGGGCCGAGGGGCCCCCGGAAAGAAAGGCTCCCGTGGGGCAAAGGGTGCCCGAGGGGACTCCGCAAAGCTCCTGCGATCGGCCTTCAGCGCCGGTTTGTCCAAGCCCTTCCCTCCGCCCAACGTCCCCATTCGATTTGACAAGATCTTGTACAACGACCAAGAAGATTACAACCCTTCCACCGGGAAATTCAACTGCAGCGTGCCCGGGGCGTACGTCTTCGCCTACCACCTGACGGTGAGAGGGCGTCCGGCCCGCGTCAGCCTCGTGGCCCGTAGCAGGAAGGTGGCCAAAGCCCGTGAGACGCTCTACGGCCAGGAGATCGACCAGGCATCCTTCCTCACCGTCCTCAAGCTGAGCGCGGGTGACCAGGTGTGGCTGGAGGTGGCACGAGACTGGAACGGGGTCTACGTCAGCGCCGAGGACGACAGCGTCTTCACAGGGTTTCTTCTGTATCCAGATGTTTTTGAGATCCTGCTATAG